GTCACGCTCAACCCAGCGCATGTAATCAAAGAAGTTCAGATCAGACTGGTTTCCGACAGACACAACTGCGGAGAAACCAATATCCTCAGCAAGACTCCAGTCAACAACGGTATTTACAATAGCACCACTCTGTGACAGGAATGCAATATTTCCTGGCTTGGGGGACTGGTGTACATATGTCGTATCAAGACCACGGGGAGGAACAATCAGTCCAAGACAGTTTGGCCCGACAATGCGTGTACCATATTTATTCCCGATAGCAACGATCCGTTCCTCAAGCGCTTTGCCATCCTCTCCCATCTCCTTGAATCCTGCGGTGATGACCACAGCAATATTGACTCCTTTCTCACCACATTCTTCAATAACCTGGGGAACATACATCGCAGGGACAGTGATGACCGCCATATCAACGGGTGAAGGAATATCTGTTATCGTCGGATACGCGGTAAGGCCCTGAATAGTATCACGCTTATTATTAACCGGATACAACTGACCAGGGAAATGAAGAAGATTATGCATCACCGCATATCCCATCTTTGTGGGATCATCAGATGCTCCGATAACAGCAACCGATCGAGGATTGTAATATTCAAGAGGTACTTCGGGACGCTCCACCTTTTTCTGTATGCTCTTTTTATCAACCATTATCACACGGGAATCAACTGCACATGCACCGGATTCATAGAGCCGTAATGGGTTGATATCAAATTCCTTAACCTGTTCGTTCTCCTCAAAGAACTTACAGACATTCAGAATCGCCTGCACAAGTGTCTCTTCATCTTTGGGTTTTGAACCACGATATCCGGATATGAGTGGATAACTCTTGATCTCTTTGACCATCTCCCTGACATCATCCTCTGTTACCGGAAGAATCCGAAGCGTCACATCCTTCATCAGTTCAACAAGTGTGCCCCCGATTCCAAAGGTGATGACTTTCCCGAATGTGCCATCTGTTTTCCCACCGATAATCAGTTCCAGACCAGGCTTTGCCTGTTCTTCAATGATTACCCCTTCTATTTTTGCCTTTGGATTATATTCCTTGACACTTGTCACAATCCGGTTAAAAGCAGCCTGAGCCCCTTCTTTTGTCCCGATACTGGTGACAACACCTCCCGAATCACTTTTATGAATGATCTGTGGTGAAACGATCTTCATCACAACAGGAAATCCAATACTTTCAGCAACATCTCCTGCTTCTTCCGCAGTTGTTACAATCTTAAACGCAGGAACAGGCACACCATACTTTCCAAGTACTTCGTACCCTTCTGCTTCACTTAACATCCATTCCTTCATTGATTTCATCCTCACTTATCAGAATAAAACTCTGAATTACGGGGAAACGATTCAACAAATGACGAAATATCCTTCGTCATGTTTATGTGATTTTGTTTGATTGTATTATACATATATGTTTGTAATAGTTAATCATGTAAAATCATTCGAAACCGCTCAACACCAAATGACTTTAATCATTAAGGTATATTGATTAGTATTTCAGAGCGTGACAAATCATGACAAATACCACGCAACATACAGAACACACGCAGAAAGTGTATAAACCTGCCCCGGAATACCGAAACGATGCAAGAATTAAAGACTACGATCTTTCATATTTAAATTTTCAAAAAGATCCGGAAGATTTCTGGAGACGCATTGCCTCAGACCTGTTGTGGTTCAGACCATGGGACAAAGTAAAAGATTGGGAATATCCTCATGCACGATGGTTTGTCAATGCAAAATGCAACATTACCTATAATTGTTTAGAGCGGCATCTGAAAAATAACCGTCGAAATAAGGTTGCCCTGTTCTGGCGCGGAGAAGACGGTACAGAAAAAATATACACATATGACCGGCTTTACAAGGCAGTGATGCAGTTTGCGAATGCATTACAGGACCTCGGTGTCGAAAAAGGGGATGTCGTATGCATATATATGCCAACAGTTCCTGAACAGGTCATCGCAATGCTTGCGTGCGCCCGTATTGGTGCGGTACACACCGTTGTATTTGCAGGTTACGGTGCGTCATCACTAAACCAGCGAATTGTGGGTTCGGAAGCGAAAGTTGTCATTACGGCAGATGCTTCAATGCGCAGGGGAAAAAGCATCCCATTAAAGCCGATTGTTGAAGAGGCTCTGATTCATGCACCCAGTGTTGAACGGGTGGTTGTCCTCCGTATTCAGGACCCCCCAACCTGCCTTCTGGATGACTTTGAAGTTGACTTCTACCAGATCATGAAAAAGGCAGAAAAAAACTGCCCTGCTGAAGTTATGGATGCTGAAGATACTCTCTTCATTCTATACACGTCAGGTACAACCGGCGCACCCAAAGGAATTGTTCACACATGTGGCGGATATATGGTAGGCGCCTATTACACAACCAAATATGTCCTAAATGTAAAGGATGATGATGTATATTGGTGTACCGCAGACCCCGGCTGGATCACCGGCCATACCTATGCAATATATGGACCCCTTCTTCTGGGTTCGACAATATTCATGACTGAACACACACCAGACTACCCCGATGTTG
Above is a window of Methanogenium organophilum DNA encoding:
- a CDS encoding acetate--CoA ligase family protein, with the translated sequence MKEWMLSEAEGYEVLGKYGVPVPAFKIVTTAEEAGDVAESIGFPVVMKIVSPQIIHKSDSGGVVTSIGTKEGAQAAFNRIVTSVKEYNPKAKIEGVIIEEQAKPGLELIIGGKTDGTFGKVITFGIGGTLVELMKDVTLRILPVTEDDVREMVKEIKSYPLISGYRGSKPKDEETLVQAILNVCKFFEENEQVKEFDINPLRLYESGACAVDSRVIMVDKKSIQKKVERPEVPLEYYNPRSVAVIGASDDPTKMGYAVMHNLLHFPGQLYPVNNKRDTIQGLTAYPTITDIPSPVDMAVITVPAMYVPQVIEECGEKGVNIAVVITAGFKEMGEDGKALEERIVAIGNKYGTRIVGPNCLGLIVPPRGLDTTYVHQSPKPGNIAFLSQSGAIVNTVVDWSLAEDIGFSAVVSVGNQSDLNFFDYMRWVERDPNTKAIIMYIEEISDGEAFMKVASEVSKTKPIIAIKSGSSERGSQAAASHTGSLSGSYDVYMEAFRRSGVLAVHTLTGAFLAAEMLSHPKRYPMGSRAVIVTNAGGFAVLSSDYAERYGIDIIDLPEDVVAELDEFLPEFWNKGNPVDLLGDASEQRFERTFEVLAKHDDLWDMCFLVGFPNNILSSEQLANQVLKLSGNTEKRIICSLLGGDSMNRGRKILREHSIPSFDELDFTFRVVGRVLWQQFRVSAPGLL
- the acs gene encoding acetate--CoA ligase, which produces MTNTTQHTEHTQKVYKPAPEYRNDARIKDYDLSYLNFQKDPEDFWRRIASDLLWFRPWDKVKDWEYPHARWFVNAKCNITYNCLERHLKNNRRNKVALFWRGEDGTEKIYTYDRLYKAVMQFANALQDLGVEKGDVVCIYMPTVPEQVIAMLACARIGAVHTVVFAGYGASSLNQRIVGSEAKVVITADASMRRGKSIPLKPIVEEALIHAPSVERVVVLRIQDPPTCLLDDFEVDFYQIMKKAEKNCPAEVMDAEDTLFILYTSGTTGAPKGIVHTCGGYMVGAYYTTKYVLNVKDDDVYWCTADPGWITGHTYAIYGPLLLGSTIFMTEHTPDYPDVGIWWQLIESYGINVFYTAPTAIRMFMRYGEDWPNEYDLSSLRILASVGEPLNPEAFEWFYKVIGKQRCPIIDTWWQTETGSHMITTLAGEEMKPGYAGKPIPGIMADVIDKDGNPVPPHQAGYLAITAPWPSMMRHVHNDEERYKSYWNTGKQPYYSTNDLAIKDEDGYIMILGRSDDLIIVSGHNIGTAEVESALISHHAVAEAAAIGKPDAVKGNLLKVFVILIEGKIVNEKLIHDLKYHVRQTLGPIAVPSEIEFVDSLPKTRSGKIMRRVLKAQEMGIDPGDISTLDE